The Paludibacter jiangxiensis DNA segment TAAATCCGGAAGAAGAAGGATTCTCAGGTTTCATTTTCAAGATTCACGCCAACATGGATCCGAATCACCGCAGTTGTATCGCTTTCGTGAAAATTTGCTCCGGCAAGTTCGAACGTAACGTCAACTACAAGCACGTTCGTCACAATAAATTGCTTCGATTCTCCAGCCCGACAGCCTTTATGGCTCAAAAGAAAGAGGTGGTGGACGAAGCTTTCCCAGGCGACATCGTTGGTTTGCCCGATACCGGGAACTTCAAAATCGGTGATAGCATCACCTCCGGCGAAAATATTCATTTCAAAGGTCTGCCGAGCTTCTCGCCCGAGATGTTCAAATACATCGAAAATGCCGACCCGATGAAGGCCAAACAGTTGAACAAAGGCGTTGATCAGCTTATGGACGAAGGTGTTGCACAGGTATTTACCCATCAAAATAGCGGACGAAAAATTATCGGTACGGTAGGACAACTTCAGTTTGAAGTAATTCAATACCGTCTTTTGCACGAATACGGCGCTCAATGTCGTTGGGAGCCGATTTCGCTCTACAAAGCCTGCTGGATTGAAAGCGACGATCCCGCTGAACTCGAAAACTTCAAGAAACGTAAATTCCAGTATATGGCTGTGGATAAAGAAGGCCGCGACGTTTTCCTTGCCGATTCGGGCTACATTTTGCAAATGGCACAACAGGATTTCCAGAAAATCCGCTTCCATTTCAGTTCGGAATTTTAACTTACCAATCGCACACAGAAAACACGGAATTAACGGATAATCACAAGTAACAATTGCAATCTGTTGATTCGATTCAATCCGTAAAATTCAGTTTTATCCGTGTGCTCCGTGTGCTCAGATTATATTTTAGCTTCGCTGATTTACAATTCAAATCTTCAAATCAACTTATGGATATCCCCGTTGGAACAACGCTCAAAAGGACAATGACAGTCGGAGAAGAACACCTTGCCAGCCGTGTGGGCTCGGGCGGACTCGACGTGTTTGCAACCCCGGCAATGATTGCTTTTATGGAAGGAACTGCCCTGAAATTAGCTCAGGATTTTCTACCAGAAGCATCAAGTACTGTCGGAACGCTCGTCAACGTGAAACACGTCAAAGCCTCTCCTCTGGGAGCAACCATCACTTGCGAAACAACCATCACCGAAGTGGATGGTCGCCGTCTTGTTTATGAAGTAAAAGCCTTTGATAATGCGGGTTTGATCGGTGAAGGCATTCACGAACGCTTTATTGTGGATTGCGAAAAGTTTATGTCAAAAGTAGCGAAATAAAAAAATACGCGTTTTATACGACAAAAGCGGAGTGATTTGATCATCCCGCTTTTGTTTTTAAATTACCCACTGTTCATTTAAATTTTACATCCGCCGTATTCTTAAGTTAAATCGACATCTCTCTCTTGACATTGGCTTGCAACCAATGTAATTTTACAAAATATTTCTGAATATCAAGTGGGTATATTTTTTCATTATAAATACCTCAATATCATGGAACAGATAGAATTCAGAAAAGAAAGAGGGAGATTTTTTGTGCCGAGATGGCACATTTGCCCTCCCCTACAAGCCGATAAAATTATTTCGGCACTGTTGATATTTGTAATGGCATCTCTTTTCGAAAGTTGCTACTACTTCAAAGTCAATAACGTTTCCCCTACTCCTCAAAACATTTCCACTCTTTACAACAAAGGCAAAACGCTGCTGGTACATCAAGGCGCTAAGCGATGGGAAATTTACAACATCTACATACAAAACGACACGCTAAAAGGCACTATCCAGCCTTACACTTTGGCGGAGCCCCGCAATCTGGTCAAGCTAAAAGGCCCCAACCGCTATATTCACAACGGCAATCCTAATCAGCGTTACCTACTCAACGAAGTACACATTTACACCGAAAGGATGAATCTGCTTCATGACACAATAGCAGCTATAGCTCTTCGTGACATCAGCCGCATGAACATATACAACCGGGATAACTTTACAACCACTGCATCATTTGTATGCGCAGGAGCTTCCGCTGTTATTGTTGCGGGATTGATTGCA contains these protein-coding regions:
- a CDS encoding thioesterase family protein, translated to MDIPVGTTLKRTMTVGEEHLASRVGSGGLDVFATPAMIAFMEGTALKLAQDFLPEASSTVGTLVNVKHVKASPLGATITCETTITEVDGRRLVYEVKAFDNAGLIGEGIHERFIVDCEKFMSKVAK